The following are from one region of the Paenibacillus sp. JZ16 genome:
- a CDS encoding HPr family phosphocarrier protein, whose amino-acid sequence MFTQTVTIQNEQGFHVRPAQLFSEKAGQFGGEVHLRTSEGRSADCKSMLELMTLGIEQGAVVTIEANGDGEQEAVEALVQLVESKFGEA is encoded by the coding sequence ATGTTCACACAAACCGTAACCATACAGAATGAGCAGGGCTTTCATGTCCGTCCGGCTCAGCTTTTCTCGGAAAAAGCGGGACAGTTTGGAGGAGAGGTTCATCTGAGAACTAGCGAAGGACGCTCCGCGGATTGCAAAAGCATGCTGGAGCTGATGACGCTCGGCATTGAACAAGGGGCTGTCGTGACCATCGAAGCTAACGGAGATGGAGAACAAGAGGCAGTCGAAGCTCTGGTTCAGCTAGTCGAAAGCAAGTTTGGTGAAGCCTGA